One genomic region from Athalia rosae chromosome 3, iyAthRosa1.1, whole genome shotgun sequence encodes:
- the LOC105686874 gene encoding ATP-binding cassette sub-family C member 4-like isoform X1 — protein sequence METKKTLTQRNPEEKANFLSKLVFGWTVPIFLTGAKKELDVTDLYDPLKSDESERLGDRLELEWKKELAKAEQELTLGADGKKGKSSKPSLTRALARMFWAQFMLQGLLLLCQCCIVYIIQVIVQGWIITYFSPGQRHSISYNDVLLYGGYLVFFTFLVVLLGHHTSLRNQQIGMKTRIACCSMIYRKVLRLNQAAASGTAAGQVANLMSNDVGRFDLVFMYLHHVWIMPIQILVMSFVMWQSVGVATIVGLGAMVLQTIPIQGYLSRISGRLRSKIAVKTDERVQLMSELIFGIQVVKMYAWEKPFESIVAKVRAFEIKLISYTSYLRGIYLSIIVFSERVTLYLTLITFVLMGNSLTAQITFVLANLFNILQHTCATCFPHAVIMAGEAAVSLERLSEFLLLEEVKKSDSTKPDHRDGTEKSSVAIVSSSQKKEEGIGIDMIKISANWVYGQLPPTLCQVSMTLEGKSLCAVVGSVGSGKSSLLHLLMGELPIGAGRLKFFSGKDPNSRINSADIKISYACQDPWLFSASIRDNILFGETYDEDRYKEVTRVCALHRDFQQLPDGDMSFVGERGAVLSGGQKARVNLARAVYRDADLYLLDDPLSAVDPCVGRILFDQCINGYLKGKTRILATHQIQYVSQADHIVVLNRGNVEHQGPPKGLESDFKMLETEASLEQGDAVYIEESSALEARTQSAKENIDNQDAVVLAQVENTTGLREVEAEEVEKGKMSSKVWTGYFGAGGNICSLGFLILIFIGAQALTSGCDYWVSVWTNLETLRRAFQYNKTLATTVADNDSKIIHHRKNETSDWYSEATYNPESLLYDEFGVLHSHVAIYVYTLCVVGCILLTLLRGILFFAICMKASRHIHDKIFLNLSQATMRFFNTHPSGRILNRFSKDVGAMDELLPRALLEALRAFSVMIGNLTVVAIVNNWMILVLTVMASIFWFIRVYYLKTAQEIKRLEGITKSPMFSHVTSTLNGLTTIRSRGGPVEAIMRKEFDQYQDIHTGAAYLTIATATMFGFILDLLTCGLIGCVCFSFILMDDGTTLGGYVGLALSQSLILTGMVQHGMRQSAEVVSQMTSVERVLQYSSLPKEGPFTTKDPPPGSWPSKGGIVFKNVSMRYAENKPPVLKNMNVTIEPGWKVGIVGRTGAGKSSLISALFCLAGDGLEGEISVDRIDTKSIGLHELRPKISIIPQEPILFSASLRFNLDPFEQYTDAELWDSLREVELGDCVPSLEFKVAGGGANFSVGQRQLICLARAILRNNRVLVLDEATANVDRNTDALIQNTIRRKFADCTVLTIAHRLNTIMDSDRVLVMSGGKIMEFGHPYLLLKNHGSYFHEMVQQTGKGMSEKLTDIAEVAYSQKYEIITDTTYL from the exons ATGGAAACCAAGAAAACACTGACTCAAAGGAATCCcgaagaaaaagcaaattttCTTAGCAAACTCGTCTTCGG GTGGAcagttccaatttttcttactGGGGCTAAAAAGGAATTGGATGTTACCGATTTATACGATCCTTTGAAATCCGATGAATCCGAACGTCTCGGTGACCGTCTTGAGCT cgaatGGAAAAAGGAATTGGCAAAAGCTGAGCAGGAATTAACGCTCGGTGCCGatggaaaaaaggggaagTCGAGCAAACCGAGTCTTACGAGGGCGTTAGCGCGGATGTTTTGGGCTCAGTTTATGCTCCAgggtcttcttcttctttgccaATGTTGCATCGTCTACATTATACAAGTTATAGTACAAGGATGGATAATCACATATTTTTCCCCTGGTCAAAGACATTCGATATCGTACAACGACGTACTGCTTTACGGCGGATATCTCGTCTTCTTTACATTCCTTGTAGTGCTGCTCGGTCACCATACCAGCCTCAGAAATCAACAAATTGGAATGAAAACGAGGATCGCCTGCTGCTCGATGATATACAGAAAG GTTCTGCGCCTCAATCAAGCTGCAGCGAGTGGTACCGCTGCGGGTCAGGTAGCTAACCTTATGAGCAATGACGTTGGTCGTTTCGATTTGGTTTTTATGTATCTTCATCACGTATGGATAATGCCGATACAg ATTTTGGTCATGAGTTTTGTGATGTGGCAATCGGTCGGCGTTGCTACAATCGTCGGATTGGGCGCTATGGTGTTGCAAACGATTCCGATCCAGGGATATTTGAGTCGGATCAGCGGAAGGCTCAGGTCAAAAATCGCTGTGAAAACCGACGAACGAGTTCAACTGATGAGTGAATTGATTTTTGGAATTCAG GTAGTGAAGATGTACGCGTGGGAAAAACCTTTTGAGTCCATTGTAGCAAAAGTCAGAGCTTTCGAGATAAAGTTGATAAGCTATACTTCATACCTCAGGGGTATTTACTTGAGTATAATCGTATTCTCTGAACGAGTCACGTTATATTTGACGCTGATAACTTTTGTATTGATGGGAAACTCCCTCACCGCTCAAATAACATTTGTATTGGCGAATCTATTCAATATACTACAACATACTTGCGCGACGTGTTTTCCACACGCTGTAATAATGGCAGGTGAAGCCGCCGTATCATTAGAACGATTgtcg GAATTTTTGCTTCTCgaggaagtgaaaaaatccgATTCTACCAAACCAGATCACCGAGATGGTACCGAAAAATCATCTGTGGCGATTGTCTCGTCTAgtcaaaaaaaagaggaaggtaTCGGAATCGACATGATAAAAATATCAGCTAATTGGGTCTACGGTCAACTTCCCCCAACTTTGTGTCAAGTCTCAATGACACTTGAAGGCAAATCTCTGTGCGCCGTTGTGGGATCCGTTGGATCGGGTAAATCATCGTTGCTGCATCTTTTGATGGGAGAGCTTCCGATCGGTGCCGGGAGATTAAAGTTTTTCAGCGGAAAGGATCCGAACAGCAGGATAAATTCTGCCGATATTAAAATTTCTTACGCTTGCCAAGATCCTTGGCTCTTCTCCGCTTCGATTCGAGACAATATACTGTTCGGAGAAACTTACGACGAAGATCGATACAAAGAG GTTACCAGAGTCTGTGCCCTGCACAGAGATTTTCAACAGTTACCCGACGGTGACATGAGCTTCGTTGGAGAAAGAGGGGCGGTTCTATCCGGAGGGCAAAAGGCGAGGGTTAATCTTGCGAGAGCGGTTTACAGAGACGCGGATCTGTACTTGTTAGATGATCCTCTTAGCGCGGTGGATCCTTGCGTGGGTCGTATACTGTTCGACCAATGCATAAACGGATATCTGAAGGGGAAAACTCGCATTTTAGCCACTCATCAGATTCAATATGTCTCTCAGGCGGATCATATAGTTGTTCTGAACCGG ggcAACGTCGAACATCAAGGTCCACCGAAAGGGCTGGAATCTGATTTCAAGATGTTGGAAACCGAGGCGTCCCTCGAGCAGGGAGACGCCGTTTACATTGAAGAGTCGAGCGCGTTAGAG GCGCGCACGCAGTCtgcgaaagaaaatatcgacAATCAAGATGCAGTGGTACTGGCGCAGGTGGAAAATACGACGGGTTTGAGAGAAGTAGAAGCTGAAGAGGTCGAAAAGGGCAAAATGTCCAGTAAAGTTTGGACGGGTTATTTCGGAGCTGGAGGAAATATTTGTTCCCTTGGTTTTTTGATCCTGATTTTCATAGGTGCGCAAGCGCTTACGAGTGGTTGCGACTACTGGGTTTCCGTTTGGACCAATTTAGAGACCCTCAGACGCGCTTTTCAATATAACAAAACTCTCGCCACAACCGTTGCGGACAATGACAGCAAAATTATACACcaccgaaaaaatgaaacgtccGATTGGTACTCGGAAGCTACCTACAACCCCGAATCACTTTTATACGATGAATTCGGTGTACTTCACTCTCACGTGGCCATCTACGTTTACACCTTGTGTGTCGTCGGCTGCATTTTGTTGACCCTGCTGCGAGGCATcttattttttgcaatttgcaTGAAGGCCAGTCGCCACATTCATGacaaaatatttctcaactTATCCCAAGCCACTATGAGGTTCTTCAACACTCATCCATCAG GAAGAATTCTTAACCGATTTTCGAAGGACGTTGGTGCAATGGACGAGCTTTTACCTAGAGCGTTGCTTGAGGCACTTCGAGCATTTTCTGTAATGATTGGTAACCTGACTGTAGTCGCAATTGTTAATAACTGGATGATATTGGTTCTGACTGTCATGGCCTCGATTTTCTGGTTTATAAGAGTATACTATCTGAAAACTGCTCAGGAGATCAAACGGCTCGAAGGAATAA CAAAGAGTCCGATGTTCTCACACGTCACATCGACGCTGAACGGGCTAACGACTATCAGAAGTCGAGGTGGTCCAGTGGAGGCAATAATGCGAAAAGAATTTGATCAGTATCAAGACATTCATACCGGGGCTGCTTATCTCACGATAGCAACAGCAACGATGTTTGGATTTATTCTCGATCTCCTCACATGCGGTCTGATCGGCTGCGtttgtttctctttcattctaaTGGACGATG gaACGACTCTCGGGGGCTATGTGGGACTTGCGCTTTCTCAATCTCTAATTTTAACTGGAATGGTTCAGCACGGAATGAGACAAAGTGCAGAAGTTGTGTCGCAAATGACATCGGTAGAAAGGGTCCTTCAGTATTCCTCATTGCCCAAAGAAGGGCCATTCACAACTAAAGATCCTCCCCCAGGATCCTGGCCTTCGAAGGGCGGTATAGTATTCAAAAACGTATCGATGCGATACGCGGAAAACAAACCACCAGTCTTGAAG AATATGAACGTGACGATCGAACCCGGTTGGAAGGTGGGAATAGTGGGAAGAACGGGTGCAGGAAAATCATCGTTAATATCTGCGCTGTTCTGTTTGGCGGGTGACGGACTCGAGGGTGAAATATCGGTGGATCGGATCGACACAAAATCGATAGGCCTTCACGAGCTGCGTCCAAAAATTTCCATAATCCCTCAGGAGCCAATCCTGTTCTCAGCTAGCCTTCGCTTCAATTTGGATCCATTCGAACAGTACACCGACGCTGAATTATGGGATAGCCTCCGGGAAGTGGAACTTGGTGACTGCGTACCTTCTCTAGAGTTCAAGGTCGCCGGAGGCGGAGCGAACTTCAGCGTGGGTCAAAGACAGCTCATATGCTTAGCTAGGGCTATTCTTAGAAATAATCGTGTCCTCGTCCTTGACGAAGCGACTGCCAATGTCGACAGAAA TACCGATGCCCTCATTCAAAACACCATTAGACGGAAGTTTGCAGATTGCACTGTACTAACGATCGCACATCGTTTGAATACGATAATGGACAGCGATCGGGTTCTTGTCATGAgcggtggaaaaataatg GAGTTCGGTCATCCCtatttattgttgaaaaatcacGGGTCTTACTTTCACGAAATGGTACAGCAGACGGGCAAAGGAATGTCCGAGAAGCTTACCGATATTGCGGAAGTCGCTTACTCGCAGAAATACGAAATCATCACGGATACTACGTATCTATAA
- the LOC105686874 gene encoding ATP-binding cassette sub-family C member 4-like isoform X2, translating to MFWAQFMLQGLLLLCQCCIVYIIQVIVQGWIITYFSPGQRHSISYNDVLLYGGYLVFFTFLVVLLGHHTSLRNQQIGMKTRIACCSMIYRKVLRLNQAAASGTAAGQVANLMSNDVGRFDLVFMYLHHVWIMPIQILVMSFVMWQSVGVATIVGLGAMVLQTIPIQGYLSRISGRLRSKIAVKTDERVQLMSELIFGIQVVKMYAWEKPFESIVAKVRAFEIKLISYTSYLRGIYLSIIVFSERVTLYLTLITFVLMGNSLTAQITFVLANLFNILQHTCATCFPHAVIMAGEAAVSLERLSEFLLLEEVKKSDSTKPDHRDGTEKSSVAIVSSSQKKEEGIGIDMIKISANWVYGQLPPTLCQVSMTLEGKSLCAVVGSVGSGKSSLLHLLMGELPIGAGRLKFFSGKDPNSRINSADIKISYACQDPWLFSASIRDNILFGETYDEDRYKEVTRVCALHRDFQQLPDGDMSFVGERGAVLSGGQKARVNLARAVYRDADLYLLDDPLSAVDPCVGRILFDQCINGYLKGKTRILATHQIQYVSQADHIVVLNRGNVEHQGPPKGLESDFKMLETEASLEQGDAVYIEESSALEARTQSAKENIDNQDAVVLAQVENTTGLREVEAEEVEKGKMSSKVWTGYFGAGGNICSLGFLILIFIGAQALTSGCDYWVSVWTNLETLRRAFQYNKTLATTVADNDSKIIHHRKNETSDWYSEATYNPESLLYDEFGVLHSHVAIYVYTLCVVGCILLTLLRGILFFAICMKASRHIHDKIFLNLSQATMRFFNTHPSGRILNRFSKDVGAMDELLPRALLEALRAFSVMIGNLTVVAIVNNWMILVLTVMASIFWFIRVYYLKTAQEIKRLEGITKSPMFSHVTSTLNGLTTIRSRGGPVEAIMRKEFDQYQDIHTGAAYLTIATATMFGFILDLLTCGLIGCVCFSFILMDDGTTLGGYVGLALSQSLILTGMVQHGMRQSAEVVSQMTSVERVLQYSSLPKEGPFTTKDPPPGSWPSKGGIVFKNVSMRYAENKPPVLKNMNVTIEPGWKVGIVGRTGAGKSSLISALFCLAGDGLEGEISVDRIDTKSIGLHELRPKISIIPQEPILFSASLRFNLDPFEQYTDAELWDSLREVELGDCVPSLEFKVAGGGANFSVGQRQLICLARAILRNNRVLVLDEATANVDRNTDALIQNTIRRKFADCTVLTIAHRLNTIMDSDRVLVMSGGKIMEFGHPYLLLKNHGSYFHEMVQQTGKGMSEKLTDIAEVAYSQKYEIITDTTYL from the exons ATGTTTTGGGCTCAGTTTATGCTCCAgggtcttcttcttctttgccaATGTTGCATCGTCTACATTATACAAGTTATAGTACAAGGATGGATAATCACATATTTTTCCCCTGGTCAAAGACATTCGATATCGTACAACGACGTACTGCTTTACGGCGGATATCTCGTCTTCTTTACATTCCTTGTAGTGCTGCTCGGTCACCATACCAGCCTCAGAAATCAACAAATTGGAATGAAAACGAGGATCGCCTGCTGCTCGATGATATACAGAAAG GTTCTGCGCCTCAATCAAGCTGCAGCGAGTGGTACCGCTGCGGGTCAGGTAGCTAACCTTATGAGCAATGACGTTGGTCGTTTCGATTTGGTTTTTATGTATCTTCATCACGTATGGATAATGCCGATACAg ATTTTGGTCATGAGTTTTGTGATGTGGCAATCGGTCGGCGTTGCTACAATCGTCGGATTGGGCGCTATGGTGTTGCAAACGATTCCGATCCAGGGATATTTGAGTCGGATCAGCGGAAGGCTCAGGTCAAAAATCGCTGTGAAAACCGACGAACGAGTTCAACTGATGAGTGAATTGATTTTTGGAATTCAG GTAGTGAAGATGTACGCGTGGGAAAAACCTTTTGAGTCCATTGTAGCAAAAGTCAGAGCTTTCGAGATAAAGTTGATAAGCTATACTTCATACCTCAGGGGTATTTACTTGAGTATAATCGTATTCTCTGAACGAGTCACGTTATATTTGACGCTGATAACTTTTGTATTGATGGGAAACTCCCTCACCGCTCAAATAACATTTGTATTGGCGAATCTATTCAATATACTACAACATACTTGCGCGACGTGTTTTCCACACGCTGTAATAATGGCAGGTGAAGCCGCCGTATCATTAGAACGATTgtcg GAATTTTTGCTTCTCgaggaagtgaaaaaatccgATTCTACCAAACCAGATCACCGAGATGGTACCGAAAAATCATCTGTGGCGATTGTCTCGTCTAgtcaaaaaaaagaggaaggtaTCGGAATCGACATGATAAAAATATCAGCTAATTGGGTCTACGGTCAACTTCCCCCAACTTTGTGTCAAGTCTCAATGACACTTGAAGGCAAATCTCTGTGCGCCGTTGTGGGATCCGTTGGATCGGGTAAATCATCGTTGCTGCATCTTTTGATGGGAGAGCTTCCGATCGGTGCCGGGAGATTAAAGTTTTTCAGCGGAAAGGATCCGAACAGCAGGATAAATTCTGCCGATATTAAAATTTCTTACGCTTGCCAAGATCCTTGGCTCTTCTCCGCTTCGATTCGAGACAATATACTGTTCGGAGAAACTTACGACGAAGATCGATACAAAGAG GTTACCAGAGTCTGTGCCCTGCACAGAGATTTTCAACAGTTACCCGACGGTGACATGAGCTTCGTTGGAGAAAGAGGGGCGGTTCTATCCGGAGGGCAAAAGGCGAGGGTTAATCTTGCGAGAGCGGTTTACAGAGACGCGGATCTGTACTTGTTAGATGATCCTCTTAGCGCGGTGGATCCTTGCGTGGGTCGTATACTGTTCGACCAATGCATAAACGGATATCTGAAGGGGAAAACTCGCATTTTAGCCACTCATCAGATTCAATATGTCTCTCAGGCGGATCATATAGTTGTTCTGAACCGG ggcAACGTCGAACATCAAGGTCCACCGAAAGGGCTGGAATCTGATTTCAAGATGTTGGAAACCGAGGCGTCCCTCGAGCAGGGAGACGCCGTTTACATTGAAGAGTCGAGCGCGTTAGAG GCGCGCACGCAGTCtgcgaaagaaaatatcgacAATCAAGATGCAGTGGTACTGGCGCAGGTGGAAAATACGACGGGTTTGAGAGAAGTAGAAGCTGAAGAGGTCGAAAAGGGCAAAATGTCCAGTAAAGTTTGGACGGGTTATTTCGGAGCTGGAGGAAATATTTGTTCCCTTGGTTTTTTGATCCTGATTTTCATAGGTGCGCAAGCGCTTACGAGTGGTTGCGACTACTGGGTTTCCGTTTGGACCAATTTAGAGACCCTCAGACGCGCTTTTCAATATAACAAAACTCTCGCCACAACCGTTGCGGACAATGACAGCAAAATTATACACcaccgaaaaaatgaaacgtccGATTGGTACTCGGAAGCTACCTACAACCCCGAATCACTTTTATACGATGAATTCGGTGTACTTCACTCTCACGTGGCCATCTACGTTTACACCTTGTGTGTCGTCGGCTGCATTTTGTTGACCCTGCTGCGAGGCATcttattttttgcaatttgcaTGAAGGCCAGTCGCCACATTCATGacaaaatatttctcaactTATCCCAAGCCACTATGAGGTTCTTCAACACTCATCCATCAG GAAGAATTCTTAACCGATTTTCGAAGGACGTTGGTGCAATGGACGAGCTTTTACCTAGAGCGTTGCTTGAGGCACTTCGAGCATTTTCTGTAATGATTGGTAACCTGACTGTAGTCGCAATTGTTAATAACTGGATGATATTGGTTCTGACTGTCATGGCCTCGATTTTCTGGTTTATAAGAGTATACTATCTGAAAACTGCTCAGGAGATCAAACGGCTCGAAGGAATAA CAAAGAGTCCGATGTTCTCACACGTCACATCGACGCTGAACGGGCTAACGACTATCAGAAGTCGAGGTGGTCCAGTGGAGGCAATAATGCGAAAAGAATTTGATCAGTATCAAGACATTCATACCGGGGCTGCTTATCTCACGATAGCAACAGCAACGATGTTTGGATTTATTCTCGATCTCCTCACATGCGGTCTGATCGGCTGCGtttgtttctctttcattctaaTGGACGATG gaACGACTCTCGGGGGCTATGTGGGACTTGCGCTTTCTCAATCTCTAATTTTAACTGGAATGGTTCAGCACGGAATGAGACAAAGTGCAGAAGTTGTGTCGCAAATGACATCGGTAGAAAGGGTCCTTCAGTATTCCTCATTGCCCAAAGAAGGGCCATTCACAACTAAAGATCCTCCCCCAGGATCCTGGCCTTCGAAGGGCGGTATAGTATTCAAAAACGTATCGATGCGATACGCGGAAAACAAACCACCAGTCTTGAAG AATATGAACGTGACGATCGAACCCGGTTGGAAGGTGGGAATAGTGGGAAGAACGGGTGCAGGAAAATCATCGTTAATATCTGCGCTGTTCTGTTTGGCGGGTGACGGACTCGAGGGTGAAATATCGGTGGATCGGATCGACACAAAATCGATAGGCCTTCACGAGCTGCGTCCAAAAATTTCCATAATCCCTCAGGAGCCAATCCTGTTCTCAGCTAGCCTTCGCTTCAATTTGGATCCATTCGAACAGTACACCGACGCTGAATTATGGGATAGCCTCCGGGAAGTGGAACTTGGTGACTGCGTACCTTCTCTAGAGTTCAAGGTCGCCGGAGGCGGAGCGAACTTCAGCGTGGGTCAAAGACAGCTCATATGCTTAGCTAGGGCTATTCTTAGAAATAATCGTGTCCTCGTCCTTGACGAAGCGACTGCCAATGTCGACAGAAA TACCGATGCCCTCATTCAAAACACCATTAGACGGAAGTTTGCAGATTGCACTGTACTAACGATCGCACATCGTTTGAATACGATAATGGACAGCGATCGGGTTCTTGTCATGAgcggtggaaaaataatg GAGTTCGGTCATCCCtatttattgttgaaaaatcacGGGTCTTACTTTCACGAAATGGTACAGCAGACGGGCAAAGGAATGTCCGAGAAGCTTACCGATATTGCGGAAGTCGCTTACTCGCAGAAATACGAAATCATCACGGATACTACGTATCTATAA